One region of Streptomyces subrutilus genomic DNA includes:
- a CDS encoding CBM35 domain-containing protein, which translates to MTTPANNGPHGGANKPEDDDPFGYLYADGQAAGATPPGQGGGYGYPGPTGGGQPGAQPGVPRTSHHQVRTVGDRRTGGQRGPVPQQPGPGQQPPYQAQYQAPEALQAGGYGVPPQQQPPQHQTQTISHSGGHGGHGGGSSRKGLLIAAVAVVGAVAIGIGAALAFGGKGKDKTGDTAGTGQQSPAPQNPSAPAPSAPQPSEAALPKADFAGAGMSLTGGAVLQNTVPGAKSAGGQYVGGLNALGAAATWTLDVPKAGGYKLKMTYGVPGKDANTTLTVNGEAQSRPVNMKNFSKAAEGDWAKGWTNTYSIVQLKQGSNTIKISCEAGNQCDVVLDQLWLEKE; encoded by the coding sequence ATGACGACGCCCGCGAACAACGGCCCGCACGGTGGGGCGAACAAGCCCGAGGACGACGATCCGTTCGGCTATCTCTACGCGGACGGCCAGGCCGCCGGAGCCACACCGCCCGGTCAGGGCGGCGGATACGGCTACCCCGGCCCGACGGGCGGCGGTCAGCCGGGAGCACAGCCGGGCGTTCCGCGCACCTCGCACCACCAGGTGCGCACGGTCGGCGACCGCCGCACCGGCGGCCAGCGCGGCCCCGTGCCCCAGCAGCCGGGCCCCGGGCAGCAGCCTCCCTACCAGGCGCAGTACCAGGCCCCGGAAGCACTCCAGGCGGGCGGTTACGGCGTCCCGCCGCAGCAGCAGCCCCCGCAGCACCAGACGCAGACGATCTCCCACTCCGGCGGCCACGGCGGCCACGGCGGCGGCTCCAGCCGCAAGGGCCTGCTGATCGCGGCCGTCGCGGTGGTCGGCGCGGTCGCGATCGGCATCGGCGCGGCCCTGGCCTTCGGCGGCAAGGGCAAGGACAAGACCGGCGACACCGCGGGGACGGGCCAGCAGTCGCCGGCTCCGCAGAACCCGTCCGCCCCGGCCCCGAGCGCCCCGCAGCCCTCCGAGGCCGCGCTCCCGAAGGCCGACTTCGCGGGCGCGGGCATGTCCCTCACGGGCGGCGCGGTACTGCAGAACACCGTGCCGGGTGCGAAGAGCGCCGGCGGCCAGTACGTGGGCGGCCTGAACGCGCTCGGCGCCGCGGCGACGTGGACGCTCGACGTGCCGAAGGCCGGCGGCTACAAGCTGAAGATGACCTACGGGGTGCCGGGCAAGGACGCCAACACCACCCTGACCGTCAACGGCGAGGCGCAGAGCCGTCCGGTCAACATGAAGAACTTCTCCAAGGCCGCCGAAGGCGACTGGGCCAAGGGCTGGACCAACACGTACTCGATCGTGCAGCTCAAGCAGGGCTCGAACACGATCAAGATCTCGTGTGAGGCGGGCAACCAGTGCGACGTCGTCCTGGACCAGCTCTGGCTCGAGAAGGAGTAG
- the nagA gene encoding N-acetylglucosamine-6-phosphate deacetylase codes for MSGSAHSTVLSGARVVLPTGTVANGRVIVDGDRISGRASEGARVVDLSGHWVVPGFVDMHNHGGGGASFTSGTAEEVLKGVRTHREHGTTTLVASTVTGDLDELARRAGLLAELTQQGEIAGIHFEGPFINACRKGAHKAELLRDPDPAEVRKLIDAAHGAARMFTLATELPGGLDSVRLLAEHGVIAAIGHTDATYEQTRAAIDAGATVATHLFNAMPGLAHREPGPIAALLEDERITVELINDGTHLHPAALELAFHHAGAHRVALITDAMDAAGFGDGTYHLGPLEVEVKDGVARLVEGGSIAGSTLTLDTAFKRSVTVDKLPVESVVQAISANPAKLIGCYDEIGSLEPGKYADLVVLDAEFDVRGVMRRGEWVVSPPVQRGV; via the coding sequence ATGTCCGGAAGCGCGCACAGCACTGTTCTCTCCGGCGCCAGGGTGGTGCTGCCCACCGGAACCGTGGCCAACGGCAGGGTGATCGTCGACGGCGACCGCATCTCCGGCCGTGCCTCCGAGGGCGCGCGGGTCGTGGACCTGTCCGGACACTGGGTCGTCCCCGGCTTCGTCGACATGCACAACCACGGCGGCGGCGGCGCCTCGTTCACCTCCGGCACCGCCGAGGAGGTCCTGAAGGGCGTCCGCACCCACCGCGAGCACGGCACCACCACCCTTGTCGCCTCCACCGTCACCGGGGACCTGGACGAACTGGCCCGCCGCGCCGGGCTGCTCGCCGAACTCACCCAGCAGGGCGAGATCGCGGGCATCCACTTCGAGGGCCCCTTCATCAACGCCTGCCGCAAGGGCGCCCACAAGGCCGAGCTGCTCCGCGACCCCGACCCGGCCGAGGTCCGCAAGCTGATCGACGCCGCGCACGGCGCCGCCCGCATGTTCACCCTCGCCACCGAACTCCCGGGCGGCCTGGACTCCGTACGGCTGCTGGCCGAGCACGGCGTCATCGCCGCGATCGGGCACACGGACGCCACGTACGAGCAGACGCGCGCCGCCATCGACGCGGGCGCCACCGTGGCCACCCACCTGTTCAACGCGATGCCGGGCCTGGCCCACCGCGAACCCGGCCCGATCGCCGCGCTGCTGGAGGACGAGCGGATCACCGTCGAGCTGATCAACGACGGCACCCACCTGCACCCGGCGGCACTGGAACTCGCCTTCCACCACGCGGGCGCGCACCGGGTGGCCCTGATCACCGACGCGATGGACGCGGCCGGCTTCGGCGACGGGACCTATCACCTCGGCCCGCTCGAGGTCGAGGTCAAGGACGGCGTGGCCCGGCTCGTCGAGGGCGGCTCCATCGCCGGCTCGACGCTGACCCTGGACACCGCCTTCAAGCGCTCGGTCACCGTCGACAAGCTGCCGGTGGAGTCCGTGGTCCAGGCGATCTCCGCCAACCCGGCCAAGCTGATCGGGTGCTACGACGAGATCGGCTCGCTGGAGCCCGGCAAGTACGCCGACCTCGTCGTCCTGGACGCCGAGTTCGACGTCCGGGGCGTCATGCGGCGCGGCGAATGGGTCGTCAGCCCGCCCGTACAGCGGGGCGTCTGA
- a CDS encoding 1-phosphofructokinase family hexose kinase, producing the protein MILTVTLNTALDVTYRVPRLLPHASHRVADVSERPGGKGINVARVLAALGHEATATGFTGGPVGAVVGELLACSPGVVDALVPCAGTTRRTVAVVDEASGDTTQFNEPGPLITAAEWARFLERYEELLAAGTRAVALCGSLPPGVPVGAYAVLVRAARAAGVPVLLDTSGEALRRGVAARPEIIKPNAAELAELTGSREPLPATRDARRRGAHAVVTSLGPDGLLAATPEGTWRAAPPRALAGNPTGAGDSAVAGLLSALAEGLDWPERLARAVALSAATVAAPAAGEFDPRTYEEVRGSVKVTRAD; encoded by the coding sequence ATGATCCTGACCGTCACGCTCAACACCGCGCTCGACGTCACCTACCGCGTGCCGCGGCTGCTCCCGCACGCCTCGCACCGGGTCGCCGACGTCTCGGAGCGCCCCGGCGGCAAGGGGATCAACGTGGCCCGGGTGCTCGCCGCCCTCGGCCACGAGGCGACCGCGACGGGCTTCACGGGCGGGCCGGTCGGCGCCGTCGTGGGGGAACTGCTCGCGTGCTCCCCCGGCGTGGTGGACGCGCTGGTCCCCTGCGCGGGCACCACCCGCCGCACCGTCGCCGTGGTCGACGAGGCCTCCGGCGACACCACGCAGTTCAACGAGCCGGGCCCGCTGATCACGGCCGCGGAGTGGGCCCGCTTCCTGGAGCGGTACGAGGAGCTCCTGGCGGCCGGGACCCGCGCCGTGGCCCTGTGCGGCAGCCTGCCGCCCGGCGTGCCGGTGGGTGCGTACGCGGTGCTCGTACGGGCCGCGCGCGCGGCCGGGGTCCCGGTCCTGCTGGACACCAGCGGCGAGGCCCTGCGCCGCGGGGTCGCCGCCCGCCCGGAGATCATCAAGCCGAACGCCGCCGAGCTCGCCGAGCTGACCGGATCGCGCGAGCCGCTGCCCGCCACCCGCGACGCCCGCCGCCGGGGCGCCCACGCCGTGGTCACCTCGCTCGGCCCGGACGGCCTGCTGGCCGCCACTCCCGAGGGCACCTGGCGGGCCGCCCCGCCACGCGCCCTGGCCGGCAACCCCACCGGGGCCGGCGACTCCGCCGTCGCCGGGCTGCTGTCGGCCCTGGCCGAGGGCCTGGACTGGCCGGAGCGCCTCGCCCGCGCGGTGGCCCTGTCGGCGGCCACGGTCGCGGCCCCGGCGGCGGGAGAGTTCGACCCCCGCACCTACGAGGAGGTACGGGGGTCGGTGAAGGTCACACGGGCCGACTAG
- a CDS encoding extracellular solute-binding protein → MNRRYLRLAASGAALCLTAATLTGCGAVDGLTGDNEVTLRVVAAEYGDNPQNSSAAYWKTVAEDFEKTNPGIDVEVSVYSWSEVDAKVAEMVKAGKAPDIAQIGAYADYAEAGKLYTADELLSVKTEADFLGPLADAGKVKRIQYGLPFVASTRLLFYNEKLLADAGVIPKDAKNGWQPKSWAELEAAAKKLKGAGVPTPFALPLGREEAQAETMMWMLAGGGGYTDNEEQYSIDSPENVKALEFLRDKMVGQGLTGSVQPGKLDRQAAFDAFTRGEVGMLNGHPTLIKQAAGKGVKFGMVTMPTADGTEHSAMGVADWVMAFKNGHRKESGKFLDHLYEAKNVSAFTSMYDLLPVTTTGYRAAQAGSAGGNAPQLKTFLDALPSSRLYPVGKKSWAGVSEDIKQNIGKAVEPGGQPVKVLEEIATKARAADPR, encoded by the coding sequence GTGAACCGCCGATACCTGCGCCTGGCCGCGTCCGGCGCCGCACTGTGCCTGACGGCCGCGACACTGACCGGCTGCGGCGCCGTCGACGGACTCACCGGGGACAACGAGGTGACCCTGCGGGTCGTGGCGGCCGAGTACGGGGACAATCCGCAGAACTCGTCGGCCGCCTACTGGAAGACCGTCGCCGAGGACTTCGAGAAGACCAACCCGGGGATCGACGTCGAGGTCAGCGTCTACTCCTGGTCCGAGGTCGACGCCAAGGTCGCCGAGATGGTCAAGGCGGGCAAGGCTCCCGACATCGCGCAGATCGGGGCCTACGCCGACTACGCGGAGGCGGGCAAGCTCTACACGGCGGACGAGCTGCTCTCCGTCAAGACCGAGGCGGACTTCCTCGGGCCGCTCGCCGACGCGGGCAAGGTCAAGCGGATCCAGTACGGCCTGCCCTTCGTGGCCAGCACCCGGCTGCTCTTCTACAACGAGAAGCTGCTGGCCGACGCCGGGGTCATCCCCAAGGACGCCAAGAACGGCTGGCAGCCCAAGAGCTGGGCAGAGCTGGAGGCGGCCGCGAAGAAGCTCAAGGGCGCGGGCGTCCCCACCCCCTTCGCGCTGCCGCTGGGCCGCGAGGAGGCCCAGGCCGAGACGATGATGTGGATGCTGGCGGGCGGCGGCGGCTACACCGACAACGAAGAGCAGTACTCGATCGACTCTCCCGAGAACGTCAAGGCGCTGGAGTTCCTCCGGGACAAGATGGTCGGCCAGGGCCTGACCGGGTCCGTCCAACCGGGCAAGCTGGACCGGCAGGCCGCCTTCGACGCCTTCACGCGGGGCGAGGTCGGCATGCTCAACGGGCACCCCACGCTGATCAAGCAGGCGGCCGGCAAGGGTGTGAAGTTCGGCATGGTCACCATGCCCACCGCCGACGGCACCGAGCACTCGGCGATGGGCGTCGCCGACTGGGTGATGGCCTTCAAGAACGGCCACCGCAAGGAGTCCGGGAAGTTCCTGGACCACCTCTACGAGGCGAAGAACGTGTCCGCCTTCACCTCCATGTACGACCTGCTCCCGGTCACCACCACCGGCTACCGGGCCGCGCAGGCCGGCTCCGCGGGCGGCAACGCCCCGCAGCTGAAGACCTTCCTGGACGCCCTGCCGTCCTCGCGGCTCTACCCCGTGGGCAAGAAGTCCTGGGCGGGCGTCAGCGAGGACATCAAGCAGAACATCGGCAAGGCCGTCGAGCCGGGCGGGCAGCCGGTGAAGGTGCTGGAAGAGATCGCGACGAAGGCGCGGGCGGCCGACCCGCGCTGA
- the arfB gene encoding alternative ribosome rescue aminoacyl-tRNA hydrolase ArfB — MPGPYVIRGSVVLPEGELAWRFSRSSGPGGQHVNTSDSRVELLFDVAATKALPEVWKARALERLAARLVDGVVTVRASEHRSQFRNREMALVRLASLLAEATAPPPKPRRATKIPRGINERRLREKKARAETKRGRTGRDW, encoded by the coding sequence ATGCCTGGTCCCTATGTCATCCGCGGTTCGGTCGTGCTCCCCGAGGGCGAGCTCGCCTGGCGTTTTTCGCGGTCCTCGGGACCCGGCGGCCAGCACGTGAACACCTCGGACTCGCGCGTGGAGCTGCTGTTCGACGTGGCGGCGACCAAGGCCCTGCCCGAGGTGTGGAAGGCGCGGGCGCTGGAGCGGCTCGCCGCCCGGCTGGTGGACGGGGTGGTGACCGTACGGGCCTCCGAGCACCGCTCGCAGTTCCGCAACCGGGAGATGGCGCTGGTGCGGCTGGCTTCGCTGCTGGCCGAGGCGACGGCCCCGCCGCCGAAGCCGCGCAGGGCGACGAAGATCCCGCGGGGGATCAACGAGCGGCGGCTCCGCGAGAAGAAGGCGCGGGCCGAGACCAAGCGCGGCCGCACCGGCCGCGACTGGTAG
- a CDS encoding M1 family metallopeptidase codes for MDHRSLSRLAAPAVAALLALTTGCTGGTVHGRPGASGLRDPYFPKAGNGGYQVEHYGLDLDYDPADGRLEGTAVITARAGQGLSSFNLDLSGLKVEEVTVQGEPARFNRTGNELTVRPAEDLEKGEAFRTEIEYSGRPKALTDADGTREGWITTGDGAVGVGEPVGSMTWFPGNHHPSDKAAYDITITVPKGYEAVSNGELRARTAQADGSTSFAWHSPEPMASYLATAAVGKYRVETGRTPSGVALYNAVDPGEAEASAGDLARLPEMVEWGAGRFGPYPFGTAGAIVLPAGTLQYALETQTKPVFPGAPGSEELVLHELAHQWFGNSVSPKSWKDMWLNEGFATYAEWLWAEDRGGTTAQQEFDAFLSGDTEVDEAADSDWDAFPPAAPPGPEHISGNPVYYRGAMVLHRIRQEAGDEKFFALLRDWAAEHRHGNASTADFTAFAEERTGHDLKKVWDVWLYGKARPR; via the coding sequence GTGGACCACCGCTCGCTCTCCCGCCTCGCCGCCCCTGCCGTCGCCGCCCTGCTCGCCCTCACCACGGGGTGTACGGGCGGCACCGTGCACGGGCGGCCGGGCGCGTCGGGGTTGCGCGACCCGTACTTCCCCAAGGCGGGCAACGGCGGCTACCAGGTCGAGCACTACGGCCTGGACCTGGACTACGACCCCGCCGACGGCCGCCTCGAGGGAACGGCGGTGATCACCGCCCGCGCCGGGCAGGGGCTCAGCTCCTTCAACCTCGACCTCAGCGGCCTGAAGGTCGAGGAAGTCACCGTCCAGGGCGAGCCGGCCCGGTTCAACCGGACCGGCAACGAGCTGACCGTGCGTCCGGCCGAGGACCTGGAGAAGGGCGAGGCCTTCCGTACGGAGATCGAGTACTCCGGCCGGCCGAAGGCGCTCACGGACGCGGACGGCACCCGGGAGGGCTGGATCACCACGGGGGACGGCGCCGTGGGCGTCGGCGAGCCGGTCGGCTCGATGACCTGGTTCCCGGGCAACCACCACCCCAGCGACAAGGCCGCCTACGACATCACGATCACGGTGCCGAAGGGCTACGAGGCCGTGTCGAACGGCGAGTTGCGCGCGCGGACCGCGCAGGCCGACGGGAGCACCTCCTTCGCCTGGCACAGCCCGGAGCCGATGGCGAGCTATCTGGCGACCGCCGCCGTCGGCAAGTACCGCGTGGAGACCGGGCGGACGCCCTCAGGGGTGGCCCTGTACAACGCGGTGGATCCCGGTGAGGCGGAGGCGAGCGCGGGGGACCTGGCGCGGCTGCCGGAGATGGTGGAGTGGGGCGCGGGCCGCTTCGGGCCGTACCCCTTCGGCACCGCCGGCGCGATCGTGCTGCCCGCCGGGACCCTCCAGTACGCGCTGGAGACGCAGACCAAGCCGGTCTTCCCCGGTGCGCCGGGCAGCGAGGAGCTCGTGCTGCACGAGCTCGCCCACCAGTGGTTCGGCAACTCGGTGTCGCCGAAGTCCTGGAAGGACATGTGGCTCAACGAGGGCTTCGCGACGTACGCGGAGTGGCTGTGGGCCGAGGACCGCGGCGGGACCACGGCGCAGCAGGAGTTCGACGCGTTCCTGTCCGGCGACACCGAGGTCGACGAGGCCGCCGACTCCGACTGGGACGCCTTCCCGCCCGCCGCCCCGCCCGGGCCCGAGCACATCTCGGGGAACCCGGTGTACTACCGGGGCGCGATGGTGCTGCACCGGATCCGGCAGGAGGCCGGGGACGAGAAGTTCTTCGCCCTGCTGCGCGACTGGGCCGCCGAGCACCGGCACGGGAACGCGAGCACGGCCGATTTCACCGCCTTCGCGGAGGAGCGGACCGGGCACGACCTGAAGAAGGTCTGGGACGTCTGGCTGTACGGGAAGGCACGCCCCCGCTGA
- the cdgB gene encoding diguanylate cyclase CdgB: METESEPYVRLATLRQLHRVVAELNTARSLADTLQTVVDGIVAGLGYELACVNLVRPDGDLVVAAFAGDPAAEALITGRVGSRASWERRLTMGENWDGLRFIPHTEGWVLMEDDVPQWHTDGPEPRFEDEWHPEDRLYAPMYASGGELLGVISVDRPRNGRRPGAWGREALQMYAFQAAIAISNARLRANMQRALVRLEREQQALRASEESFRQAFEYAPSGMAIAEMGGDQHGRLLRTNDALCRLLGRPASVLRRYSFSDLVHPEDIGTLLRTSAEGGRAELRLGRRDGTYVWVSLRNSVVADAADGPRFLLTHVEDIEERKRHELQLAHRASHDSLTGLPNSAELRARLGARLCRRPQSVRATAVEALDAAYEGRDAHEVRVGAGGGEHGFRPDGPGHGSGYGPGPDGYGAPDSYEFPGALPAQADGPYDHHVHTVAPASEVDDGTKGLAVLFCDLDGFKSINDRFGHHTGDAVLIEVARRLTTGVRDGDTVARLGGDEFVVLADGLGAADAADLAVRLRNAIIPPIRVDGRAVRVGASFGIGWASCGMSADEVLRSADQRMYIEKRSRSKAHRRAG, from the coding sequence ATGGAGACCGAGTCGGAGCCGTACGTCCGTCTTGCGACCCTGCGGCAGCTGCACCGGGTGGTGGCCGAGCTCAACACGGCCCGGAGCCTGGCGGACACCCTGCAGACCGTCGTGGACGGCATCGTCGCGGGCCTCGGCTACGAACTCGCCTGTGTCAACCTCGTACGCCCTGACGGGGATCTCGTCGTCGCCGCCTTCGCCGGCGACCCCGCCGCGGAAGCCCTCATCACCGGCCGCGTCGGCTCCCGCGCCTCCTGGGAACGCCGCCTGACGATGGGTGAGAACTGGGACGGGCTCCGCTTCATCCCGCACACCGAGGGCTGGGTCCTCATGGAGGACGACGTCCCCCAGTGGCACACCGACGGCCCCGAACCGCGCTTCGAGGACGAGTGGCACCCCGAGGACCGGCTCTATGCACCCATGTACGCGTCCGGCGGGGAACTTCTGGGTGTCATTTCGGTGGACAGACCGCGCAACGGGCGCCGCCCCGGCGCCTGGGGGCGCGAGGCGCTCCAGATGTACGCCTTCCAGGCGGCCATTGCGATCAGCAACGCCAGGCTCCGCGCGAACATGCAGCGGGCCCTGGTCCGCCTCGAGCGCGAGCAGCAGGCGCTGCGCGCCAGCGAGGAGTCCTTCCGGCAGGCCTTCGAGTACGCGCCCAGCGGCATGGCCATCGCCGAGATGGGCGGGGACCAGCACGGCCGGCTGCTGCGGACCAACGACGCGTTGTGCCGGCTGCTGGGCCGCCCGGCCTCCGTCCTGCGCCGCTACTCCTTCTCCGACCTGGTCCACCCCGAGGACATCGGGACCCTGCTGCGGACCTCCGCCGAAGGCGGGCGCGCCGAGCTGCGCCTGGGCCGGCGCGACGGCACGTACGTATGGGTCTCGCTGCGCAACTCCGTGGTCGCCGACGCCGCCGACGGGCCGCGGTTCCTGCTCACGCACGTCGAGGACATCGAGGAGCGCAAGCGCCACGAGCTCCAGCTCGCCCACCGGGCCAGCCACGACTCGCTGACCGGCCTGCCCAACAGCGCCGAGCTGCGGGCCCGGCTCGGTGCCCGGCTGTGCCGCAGACCCCAGTCCGTACGGGCCACCGCGGTCGAGGCCCTGGACGCGGCCTACGAGGGGCGCGACGCCCACGAGGTGCGGGTGGGGGCGGGCGGTGGCGAGCACGGCTTTCGGCCCGACGGCCCCGGACACGGCTCGGGCTACGGTCCCGGCCCCGACGGGTACGGCGCGCCCGACTCCTACGAGTTCCCCGGCGCCCTGCCCGCGCAGGCGGACGGCCCCTACGACCACCACGTGCACACGGTGGCGCCCGCGAGCGAGGTCGACGACGGGACGAAGGGGCTCGCGGTCCTCTTCTGCGACCTCGACGGCTTCAAGTCGATCAACGACCGGTTCGGGCACCACACGGGTGACGCGGTCCTCATCGAGGTGGCCCGGCGGCTGACGACGGGCGTCAGGGACGGTGACACCGTCGCTCGGCTGGGTGGTGACGAATTCGTCGTCCTCGCCGACGGGCTCGGCGCCGCGGACGCCGCGGATCTCGCCGTGCGGCTGCGCAACGCGATCATCCCGCCGATCCGCGTGGACGGCCGTGCGGTCCGCGTCGGGGCCAGTTTCGGCATCGGCTGGGCCAGCTGCGGCATGTCGGCGGACGAGGTGCTGCGCTCTGCCGACCAGCGCATGTACATCGAGAAGAGGTCCCGCTCCAAGGCCCACCGCCGGGCCGGCTGA
- a CDS encoding ROK family protein: protein MKHVIALDVGGTGMKAALVAADGTLLHEARRATGRERGADAVVETIQDFAAELLAIGRERCGQAASAAGVAVPGIVDSDNGIAVYAANLGWRDVPMRDLLSSRLGGIPVALGHDVRTGGLAEGRIGAGRGADRFLFVPLGTGIAGAIGIAGVIEAGAHGYAGEIGHIVVRPGGPACGCGQYGCLETLASASAVSRAWAAASADPEADAAHCAKAVESGDARAREVWLAAVGALADGLVTAITLLDPRTLIIGGGLAEAGETLFTPLRAAVEERVTFQRLPHIVPAALGDTAGCLGAGLLAWDLLATEVPA, encoded by the coding sequence GTGAAACACGTCATCGCCCTGGATGTGGGCGGCACCGGGATGAAGGCCGCCCTGGTCGCCGCCGACGGCACCCTGCTCCACGAGGCGCGCCGCGCCACCGGCCGCGAGCGGGGCGCCGACGCCGTCGTCGAGACGATCCAGGACTTCGCCGCCGAGCTGCTCGCCATCGGCCGGGAGCGCTGCGGACAGGCCGCCTCGGCGGCCGGCGTCGCCGTGCCCGGCATCGTCGACTCCGACAACGGGATCGCCGTCTACGCGGCCAACCTGGGCTGGCGCGACGTACCGATGCGGGACCTCCTCAGCAGCCGGCTCGGCGGCATCCCGGTGGCCCTGGGCCACGACGTGCGCACGGGCGGCCTCGCCGAGGGCCGCATCGGCGCGGGCCGGGGCGCCGACCGCTTCCTGTTCGTGCCGCTGGGCACCGGCATCGCCGGGGCCATCGGCATCGCCGGCGTGATCGAGGCCGGGGCCCACGGCTACGCGGGCGAGATCGGCCACATCGTGGTCCGCCCCGGCGGCCCCGCCTGCGGCTGCGGCCAGTACGGCTGCCTGGAGACGCTCGCCTCCGCCTCCGCCGTCTCCCGCGCCTGGGCCGCCGCCAGCGCAGATCCCGAGGCCGACGCCGCCCACTGCGCCAAGGCCGTCGAATCCGGTGACGCGCGCGCCCGCGAGGTGTGGCTGGCCGCCGTCGGCGCCCTCGCGGACGGCCTGGTCACCGCGATCACCCTGCTGGACCCGCGCACTCTGATCATCGGTGGCGGGCTGGCGGAGGCGGGGGAAACCTTGTTCACACCCCTACGGGCGGCCGTCGAGGAGCGCGTGACGTTCCAGCGGCTGCCCCACATCGTGCCGGCGGCCCTCGGGGACACCGCCGGATGCCTGGGCGCAGGGCTGCTCGCCTGGGACCTACTCGCCACGGAGGTACCTGCCTGA
- a CDS encoding TerD family protein, translating to MAVSLSKGGNVSLTKEAPGLAAVTVGLGWDVRTTTGVDFDLDASAIAVNPTGKVVSDGHFVFFNNKSTPDQTIVHTGDNRTGEGAGDDEAINVNLAGLPADVDKIVFPVSIYDAEARSQNFGQVRNAYIRVVNQAGGAEIARYDLSEDAATETAMVFGELYRSGAEWKFRAVGQGYASGLTGIAQDFGVNV from the coding sequence ATGGCTGTCAGCCTGTCCAAGGGCGGCAACGTCTCGCTCACGAAGGAGGCCCCGGGCCTCGCTGCCGTCACGGTCGGCCTCGGCTGGGACGTCCGTACGACCACCGGCGTCGACTTCGACCTCGACGCCTCGGCCATCGCGGTCAACCCGACCGGCAAGGTCGTCTCGGACGGCCACTTCGTCTTCTTCAACAACAAGTCCACCCCGGACCAGACCATCGTCCACACCGGTGACAACCGCACCGGCGAGGGCGCGGGCGACGACGAGGCCATCAACGTCAACCTCGCCGGCCTCCCCGCCGACGTGGACAAGATCGTCTTCCCGGTCTCCATCTACGACGCCGAGGCCCGCAGCCAGAACTTCGGCCAGGTCCGCAACGCGTACATCCGCGTCGTGAATCAGGCCGGCGGCGCCGAGATCGCCCGCTACGACCTCTCCGAGGACGCGGCGACCGAGACCGCCATGGTCTTCGGCGAGCTGTACCGCAGCGGCGCCGAGTGGAAGTTCCGCGCGGTCGGCCAGGGCTACGCCTCCGGCCTCACCGGCATCGCGCAGGACTTCGGCGTCAACGTCTGA
- a CDS encoding GNAT family N-acetyltransferase, with protein sequence MILQPLVPVDGALPGPVLTEIAALYATNHAFFELSGDFPAPDRITVEQVAASLADELAQDGAEVLLARSAGRLVGLATTLAHHPDPAAEDPDPWIGLLLIDATAHREGYGRAVAALVEDRFRAAGRTGVRLAVLDNNPKALAFWQAQGYEVMRKAKDRALGRECTVLRKPLLP encoded by the coding sequence GTGATTCTTCAACCGCTCGTCCCCGTGGACGGCGCCCTGCCCGGTCCGGTCCTCACCGAGATCGCCGCCCTGTACGCGACGAACCACGCGTTCTTCGAGCTCAGCGGCGACTTCCCCGCCCCGGACCGCATCACGGTCGAACAGGTCGCGGCCTCCCTCGCCGACGAACTCGCCCAGGACGGCGCCGAGGTCCTCCTGGCCCGCTCCGCCGGCCGGCTCGTCGGCCTGGCCACCACCCTGGCCCATCATCCCGACCCGGCCGCCGAGGACCCGGACCCGTGGATCGGCCTGCTGCTCATCGACGCCACCGCGCACCGCGAGGGGTACGGCCGCGCCGTGGCCGCCCTGGTCGAGGACCGCTTCCGCGCCGCGGGACGGACGGGCGTACGCCTCGCCGTACTGGACAACAACCCCAAGGCACTCGCGTTCTGGCAGGCCCAGGGCTACGAGGTCATGCGCAAGGCCAAGGACCGCGCGCTGGGCCGGGAGTGCACCGTACTGCGCAAGCCGCTCCTCCCCTGA
- a CDS encoding flavin reductase family protein, with amino-acid sequence MSRLAAGVCLITAHETPLAADGPRGEDVGMTATAFMSVSLDPPLVLVSLREGSRMDDLLADQPLWAVSLLADHQLQIAGRFAMKGRISDRLLFADLPYVRGEASGAPLLSGALATLECRTENRVEAGDHTLVIGRVLTAALPSPDGQPLTYFRGRYRHLGT; translated from the coding sequence ATGTCCCGGCTGGCGGCGGGCGTGTGCCTGATCACCGCGCACGAGACCCCTCTGGCGGCGGACGGCCCGCGCGGCGAGGACGTCGGGATGACGGCCACCGCCTTCATGTCGGTGTCCTTGGACCCGCCCCTGGTGCTGGTGAGCCTGCGGGAGGGCTCCCGGATGGACGATCTGCTGGCGGATCAGCCGCTGTGGGCGGTCTCGCTCCTCGCCGACCACCAGCTCCAGATCGCCGGCCGGTTCGCCATGAAGGGCCGGATCAGTGACCGGCTGCTCTTCGCCGACCTCCCCTACGTACGCGGCGAGGCCTCCGGCGCCCCGCTGCTGAGCGGCGCGCTGGCCACCCTCGAATGCCGTACGGAGAACCGCGTCGAGGCGGGGGACCACACGCTGGTGATCGGCCGCGTCCTGACCGCCGCCCTGCCCTCCCCCGACGGACAGCCGCTGACGTACTTCCGCGGCCGCTACCGGCACCTGGGCACCTGA